In a genomic window of Holophagaceae bacterium:
- a CDS encoding putative transporter, with translation MDWLVALFKDGSVAQGLLILSLVVSAGLALGNVRLFKVTLSVGGVLFAGLLAGHLGFQVNAEILEFTREFGLVLFVYAIGLQVGPGIVSSLRAQGLTLNLLAAATVLGGTGITILIVFFGGANLPVALGLLSGAVTNTPSLGAAQQAFKDLKPVIDDAPALLGVGYAVAYPFGILGIILTMHLVKRLFRIDPDKEAEEFERLRTRQVKPILTRNFEVTNPNLAGLKVDRLVELAGTGVVVTRVYRDGKQQVATPETTLQLGDLLHAVGTEARLEGFRVIIGKASEVELPALPSQISFRPIIVTTKEAVGKEIDELELDEKYGVIITRVIRSGVEFSPTKGLQIQFGDRLMAVGEEQALAQASRELGDSMRDLEKPQMIPIFIGIALGVILGTWPIAVIGMPAAVKLGLAGGPLIVAILLSRIGKVGPFIVYMPNAAKSLLREFGICLFLASVGLKAGERLFSILFSQQGIAWVGMAALITIVPLVLVGLVARGIHKLDYVTICGLLAGSMTDPPALAYATETFKNDAPSVAYATVYPLTMLLRVLIAQLFVIVALS, from the coding sequence ATGGACTGGCTCGTGGCGCTGTTCAAGGATGGGTCCGTCGCCCAGGGGCTGCTCATCCTCAGTCTGGTGGTCAGCGCGGGGCTGGCTCTTGGAAATGTCCGCCTCTTCAAGGTGACCCTGAGCGTCGGGGGCGTACTTTTCGCAGGGCTCCTGGCGGGCCACCTCGGTTTCCAGGTCAATGCCGAGATCCTGGAGTTCACCCGGGAATTCGGGCTCGTCCTGTTCGTGTACGCCATCGGGCTGCAGGTGGGTCCCGGCATTGTCTCTTCGCTCCGGGCGCAGGGCTTGACCCTCAACCTGCTGGCGGCTGCGACGGTTCTCGGAGGAACGGGGATCACGATCCTGATCGTCTTTTTCGGAGGGGCGAACCTCCCGGTGGCGTTGGGACTTCTGTCGGGGGCGGTGACGAATACCCCAAGCCTCGGCGCGGCCCAGCAGGCCTTCAAGGACTTGAAGCCTGTCATCGATGACGCCCCGGCGCTCCTGGGCGTCGGCTATGCGGTGGCCTACCCGTTCGGGATCCTCGGCATCATCCTGACCATGCATCTCGTCAAGCGGCTGTTCCGCATCGACCCGGACAAGGAAGCCGAGGAATTCGAGCGCCTGAGGACGCGGCAGGTCAAGCCGATCCTCACCCGCAATTTCGAGGTGACCAACCCCAACCTCGCCGGCTTGAAGGTCGACCGCTTGGTGGAATTGGCCGGCACCGGCGTGGTGGTGACCCGGGTCTACCGCGACGGAAAGCAGCAGGTGGCCACACCCGAGACCACGCTCCAGTTGGGGGACCTTCTCCACGCCGTGGGCACCGAGGCGCGCCTCGAAGGATTCCGCGTCATCATCGGGAAGGCCAGCGAGGTGGAGCTTCCCGCCCTCCCGAGCCAGATCTCGTTCCGGCCCATCATCGTGACGACCAAGGAGGCGGTGGGGAAGGAGATCGATGAGCTGGAACTGGATGAGAAGTACGGGGTCATCATCACGCGGGTGATCCGCTCCGGGGTCGAGTTCTCCCCCACCAAGGGGCTCCAGATCCAGTTCGGCGACCGGCTCATGGCGGTGGGCGAGGAGCAGGCGCTCGCGCAGGCCTCCCGCGAACTGGGCGATTCCATGCGGGACCTAGAAAAGCCCCAGATGATCCCGATCTTCATCGGCATCGCGCTCGGCGTGATCCTGGGCACCTGGCCCATCGCGGTCATCGGGATGCCGGCGGCGGTGAAGCTCGGACTGGCGGGCGGGCCGCTCATTGTGGCGATCCTGCTTTCGCGGATCGGCAAGGTGGGGCCCTTCATCGTCTACATGCCCAACGCCGCCAAGTCGCTCCTGCGCGAGTTCGGGATCTGCCTCTTCCTGGCCTCGGTCGGCCTGAAGGCGGGCGAGCGGCTGTTCTCGATCCTTTTCTCGCAGCAGGGGATCGCCTGGGTGGGGATGGCGGCGCTGATCACGATCGTGCCGCTGGTCCTCGTCGGCCTCGTGGCCAGGGGCATCCACAAGCTCGACTACGTGACAATCTGCGGCCTGCTCGCCGGGAGCATGACCGATCCGCCGGCCCTTGCCTATGCCACCGAGACCTTCAAGAACGATGCGCCCTCCGTGGCCTATGCGACGGTCTATCCCCTGACGATGCTGCTCCGCGTCCTCATCGCGCAGCTCTTCGTCATCGTCGCCCTGAGCTGA
- a CDS encoding DinB family protein: MSTIADPATLAQLIARLNALQPGSSRRWGAMTAGEMLCHLADVHLTVMDPSARRPAPRWRPVMKWIALYAPLPWPKGFKSPARVDQRKGGTKPTTFEADRQRALGTLRTFAAVPPEALPPNHAVFGTLSAGEWHRWAYRHTDHHLRQFGL; this comes from the coding sequence ATGTCCACCATCGCCGATCCAGCCACCCTTGCGCAGTTGATCGCCCGCCTGAACGCCCTGCAACCCGGCTCTTCCCGCCGCTGGGGCGCCATGACAGCGGGAGAGATGCTCTGCCATCTGGCGGATGTGCACCTAACCGTGATGGACCCGAGTGCCAGGCGCCCAGCGCCCCGGTGGCGCCCTGTGATGAAGTGGATCGCGCTCTATGCGCCCCTCCCCTGGCCCAAGGGGTTCAAGTCGCCGGCCCGCGTGGACCAGCGGAAGGGCGGCACGAAGCCCACTACCTTCGAGGCGGACCGCCAGCGCGCTCTTGGGACCCTCCGGACCTTCGCTGCGGTGCCACCGGAAGCCCTGCCCCCCAACCACGCGGTGTTCGGAACGCTCAGCGCCGGCGAGTGGCACAGGTGGGCCTACCGGCATACGGACCACCACCTTCGCCAGTTCGGGCTCTGA